In Verrucomicrobiota bacterium, the following proteins share a genomic window:
- a CDS encoding OFA family MFS transporter, producing the protein MFKGAIEKDFGWKGSQLNDPYALCCLVFAFSMILAGRCQDKLGPRVTATIGGLLVAVGFALISTTNSYGIWVLGFGVLAGIGIGFGYSSATPPALKWFPPSKTGLIAGIVVAGFGLAPLYLAPASDFLLRHFGLLQSMLFFGVVFAVIVCGLSQLLVNPPAGYSHVANRSTGGSMALPSPDLSPGQIIRTPSFWLLWVLYFIGAGAGLMVISSISGMAKKSMGESAFIAVAVMAIGNAGGRIVAGILSDRIGRRWTLMLVLLIQAALMFAAIPITSSSGGAKYLIVLVATFIGFNYGANLSIFPSLAKDLWGLKNFGMNYGCLFTAWGVGGFALSRLQQMLKASSGSFDSSFITAGLLLILGAGLTFLIKPSESRHS; encoded by the coding sequence ATGTTCAAGGGAGCCATCGAAAAGGATTTTGGTTGGAAGGGCTCCCAACTTAACGACCCCTACGCCCTCTGCTGTCTGGTCTTTGCCTTTTCGATGATCCTGGCCGGAAGATGTCAGGATAAGCTCGGCCCCAGGGTTACAGCTACCATCGGCGGCCTGCTTGTTGCAGTAGGTTTTGCGCTGATCTCCACAACCAACAGCTACGGCATCTGGGTACTCGGCTTCGGGGTACTCGCTGGCATCGGCATCGGCTTCGGTTATTCCTCGGCCACACCCCCTGCGCTGAAGTGGTTCCCCCCCTCCAAAACCGGACTCATCGCAGGCATTGTCGTTGCTGGGTTCGGTCTCGCCCCGCTCTATCTTGCTCCGGCTTCCGATTTCCTGCTGCGACACTTCGGGCTTCTCCAATCGATGCTTTTCTTTGGTGTCGTCTTCGCCGTCATCGTCTGTGGCTTATCCCAGCTGCTGGTAAATCCTCCTGCTGGTTACTCTCATGTGGCGAACCGCAGTACGGGAGGATCGATGGCCTTGCCCTCTCCTGATCTCTCACCCGGACAAATCATCAGAACCCCTTCGTTCTGGCTTCTCTGGGTTCTCTACTTCATCGGAGCTGGAGCGGGACTCATGGTCATCAGCAGCATCAGCGGCATGGCCAAGAAGTCCATGGGCGAGTCGGCCTTCATCGCCGTGGCCGTGATGGCAATTGGCAATGCGGGTGGGCGCATCGTGGCAGGAATCCTCTCCGACAGAATCGGAAGACGCTGGACCCTCATGCTCGTCCTGCTGATCCAAGCCGCCCTGATGTTTGCTGCAATACCTATCACCTCCTCTTCGGGAGGTGCCAAGTATCTCATTGTTCTGGTGGCCACATTCATCGGCTTCAACTACGGCGCCAATCTCTCGATCTTTCCATCCCTCGCTAAGGACCTCTGGGGACTCAAGAACTTCGGAATGAACTATGGCTGCCTCTTCACTGCATGGGGTGTTGGAGGATTCGCTCTCAGCAGGCTTCAGCAGATGCTGAAGGCAAGCAGTGGAAGCTTTGATTCCAGTTTTATCACAGCCGGATTGCTCCTGATCCTGGGCGCCGGGCTCACCTTCCTGATTAAGCCTTCAGAGTCACGTCACTCCTGA
- a CDS encoding peptide chain release factor-like protein, which translates to MEPVNLRDEELKESFARSSGPGGQHVNKVSTAVTLTHIPSGLSVTVTDSRSQSMNRKIARERLSAKLTEQIILRRQKARAAAAKTRRRLAPRSRSEKRKLVEGKRHRSEVKKGRSRVSE; encoded by the coding sequence ATGGAACCCGTGAATCTCCGCGACGAAGAACTTAAAGAAAGCTTCGCCCGTTCTTCCGGGCCGGGAGGCCAGCATGTGAACAAGGTTTCTACGGCCGTGACGCTTACCCATATCCCGAGCGGCCTCTCTGTGACGGTCACCGACTCACGCAGCCAGAGCATGAACCGGAAGATAGCCAGAGAGCGCCTTTCGGCAAAGCTCACCGAACAAATAATCCTTAGGCGACAAAAGGCTAGGGCGGCCGCAGCCAAGACTCGCCGCAGACTTGCCCCCAGATCCCGCTCTGAGAAGAGAAAGCTGGTCGAGGGAAAGCGTCACCGCTCCGAGGTGAAGAAGGGGCGTTCCCGGGTCAGCGAATGA